The following proteins are co-located in the Pan troglodytes isolate AG18354 chromosome 5, NHGRI_mPanTro3-v2.0_pri, whole genome shotgun sequence genome:
- the OOEP gene encoding oocyte-expressed protein homolog translates to MVDDAGAAESQRGKQTPAHSLEQLRRLPLPLPQIRIRPWWFPVQELRDPLVFYLEAWLADELFGPDRAIIPEMEWTSQALLTVDIVDSGNLVEITVFGRPRVQNRVKSMLLCLAWFHREHRARAEKMKHLEKNLKAHASDPHSPQDPVA, encoded by the exons ATGGTCGATGATGCTGGTGCCGCTGAGTCCCAGCGGGGCAAACAGACACCGGCCCACTCCCTGGAGCAGCTGCGTAGGTTACCACTTCCGCTGCCACAGATTCGCATCCGGCCCTGGTGGTTTCCGGTGCAGGAACTGAGAGACCCTTTGGTGTTCTACCTAGAGGCATGGCTGGCGGACGAGCTCTTTG GCCCAGACCGAGCCATAATTCCAGAAATGGAGTGGACGAGCCAGGCCCTGCTGACAGTGGACATAGTGGACTCAGGGAACCTAGTCGAAATCACCGTTTTCGGGCGGCCCCGTGTACAGAATCGGGTGAAGAGCATGCTCCTGTGCCTGGCATGGTTTCACCGAGAACATCGTGCCCGAG CTGAGAAGATGAAACACCTTGAGAAGAACTTGAAGGCCCATGCATCAGACCCCCACTCTCCCCAGGATCCTGTTGCTTAA